In a single window of the Bacillota bacterium genome:
- a CDS encoding antitoxin family protein, protein MNRMIEVIYEDNVLKPLKPIKGLKKNERTWVIICPHPKKKALRELVGTLSSGEAEEMQKIIDEEFEKIEGEWMKT, encoded by the coding sequence ATGAACCGGATGATCGAAGTAATCTATGAAGACAATGTATTGAAGCCTCTCAAGCCCATAAAAGGACTGAAAAAAAACGAGAGGACATGGGTGATTATTTGCCCTCATCCGAAAAAGAAAGCTTTACGTGAACTGGTAGGAACGCTGTCCTCCGGGGAAGCAGAAGAGATGCAGAAGATTATTGATGAGGAGTTCGAAAAGATTGAAGGAGAATGGATGAAAACGTAG